One Chionomys nivalis chromosome 4, mChiNiv1.1, whole genome shotgun sequence genomic region harbors:
- the LOC130873651 gene encoding putative olfactory receptor 10D4, with translation MRNYTFVTEFILLGISNSEGLENMLFVLFLVFYVFALLGNLLIFLTILASPNLHTPMYFFLGNLAVFDIFFPSVNSPKMMDCLMGQSRTISYQGCASQIFFYHTLGCTECFLYTVMAYDRFVAICYPMRYTVIMNYKVCTLFTVGTWLGGFVHGSILTFLIFNLPYCGPNEVDSFFCDIPVVLSLACADTSLAQTVSFTNVGIVALTCFLLVLTSYTRIVISILKIRSSEGRRRAFSTCSAHFTSILLFYGPVILVYLRPASSPWLDSVVQVFNNVVTPSLNPLIYSLRNKEVKLALRKVLSQTMQPLGYKE, from the coding sequence ATGAGGAACTACACCTTTGTGACAGAGTTCATCCTGCTGGGAATTTCCAACAGCGAAGGGCTAGAGAACATGCTCTTTGTCCTGTTCCTGGTCTTCTATGTCTTTGCCTTGCTGGGGAACCTGCTCATCTTCCTCACCATCCTGGCTTCCCCCAACCTCCACAcccccatgtatttcttcctggGGAACCTGGCAGTGTTTGACATATTCTTCCCTTCTGTGAATTCTCCGAAGATGATGGACTGCCTAATGGGACAGAGTCGCACTATCTCATACCAGGGCTGTGCCTCACAGATTTTCTTCTATCACACCCTGGGGTGTACTGAGTGTTTCCTGTATACAGTGATGGCCTATGATCGCTTTGTGGCGATTTGCTACCCTATGAGATACACAGTCATCATGAACTACAAGGTGTGTACCCTCTTCACAGTGGGCACTTGGCTTGGGGGCTTTGTACATGGGAGCATCCTCACATTTCTTATCTTTAACTTACCCTACTGTGGACCCAATGAGGTGGACAGTTTCTTCTGTGACATTCCTGTAGTACTGTCCCTGGCATGTGCCGACACCTCTCTAGCACAGACTGTGAGTTTTACCAATGTTGGCATTGTTGCCCTTACATGTTTTCTCCTTGTTCTCACTTCCTACACTCGTATCGTCATCTCCATCTTGAAAATCCGTTCCTCAGAAGGCAGGCGCAGAGCCTTCTCCACCTGCAGTGCCCACTTCACATCCATTCTATTGTTTTATGGTCCTGTGATTCTTGTTTATCTCAGACCTGCTTCTAGCCCCTGGTTGGATTCTGTTGTCCAGGTGTTTAATAATGTTGTCACCCCTTCCTTGAATCctctaatttattctttgagaaacaaGGAAGTGAAATTAGCCCTGAGAAAGGTGTTAAGTCAAACAATGCAACCTTTGGGGTATAAGGAATAG
- the LOC130873653 gene encoding olfactory receptor 958-like has product MRNCTLVTEFFLMGIPHTVGLEKMLFVLFLAFYLLTLPGNLLILLAILTSSNLHTPMYFFLGNLSVLDIFFPSVSSPKMMFYLTGHSHTISYQGCASQLFFYHFLGCAECFLYTVMAYDRFAAICHPLRYTVIMSSWVCASMTVATWMGSCLHASVLTFLIFKLPYCGPNEVDNFFCDIPVLLPLACGDTDMARAVSFINVGLVALVCFLLILTSYSRIVISILKIRSSEGRRRAFSTCSAHLTSILLFYGPVVLIYLRPASSPWLDSVVQVLNNIVTPSLNPLIYSLRNKEVKVALRKVLTQGMHSSGE; this is encoded by the coding sequence ATGAGGAATTGCACTTTAGTAACTGAATTCTTCCTGATGGGAATCCCACATACGGTTGGGCTGGAAAAGAtgctttttgttctctttctggCTTTCTACCTGCTCACACTCCCAGGAAACCTACTCATTCTCCTGGCCATCCTCACCTCTTCCAACcttcacacacccatgtacttcttctTGGGAAACCTGTCAGTGCTTGATATATTTTTCCCTTCGGTGAGTTCCCCAAAGATGATGTTCTACCTCACTGGACACAGCCACACCATCTCTTACCAGGGCTGTGCCTCCCAGCTCTTCTTCTATCATTTCCTGGGCTGTGCTGAATGCTTCCTGTATACTGTGATGGCTTACGATCGCTTTGCAGCCATCTGTCACCCTCTGAGATACACAGTCATCATGAGTTCATGGGTGTGTGCCTCCATGACAGTGGCTACCTGGATGGGGAGCTGTCTGCATGCATCTGTTCTCACGTTTCTAATCTTCAAGTTACCCTACTGTGGACCCAATGAAGTGGACAACTTTTTCTGTGACATCCCCGTGCTGTTGCCCCTGGCCTGTGGTGACACAGATATGGCGCGGGCTGTGAGTTTCATCAATGTAGGTCTTGTTGCACTGGTGTGCTTCCTCCTTATTCTCACTTCATACTCTCGCATAGTTATCTCCATATTGAAAATCCGTTCTTCTGAAGGCAGGCGCAGAGCCTTCTCCACCTGCAGTGCCCACCTGACATCCATCCTGCTCTTTTATGGCCCTGTGGTCCTCATTTACCTCAGACCTGCCTCCAGTCCTTGGCTGGATTCAGTGGTTCAAGTGTTGAATAATATTGTTACTCCTTCCCTTAATCCTTTGATATATTCGTTGAGAAACAAGGAGGTAAAGGTGGCTTTGAGAAAGGTCTTGACACAAGGGATGCACAGTTCTGGGGAATAA
- the LOC130872937 gene encoding putative olfactory receptor 8G3: MGPGNFSMVTEFILAGLSSKPKLQLPLFLLFLGIYLLTVLGNLGMIILILLSSHLHTPMYFFLSSLSFIDLCHSTVITPKMLVNFVTEKNIISYPECMTQLYCFLVFAISECHMLAAMAYDRYVAICNPLLYNVIMSYHLCFWLTVAVYTLGIIGSSVHTGFMLKLIFCKTNVINHYFCDLFPLLELSCSSIYINELLVLFLSALNILTPALTILMSYIFIITSILHIRSSEGRFKAFSTCSSHISAVAVFFGSAAFMYLQPSSVSSMDQGKVSSVFYTTVVPMLNPLIYSLRNKDVKSAIKKILNRETL, encoded by the coding sequence ATGGGGCCTGGAAACTTCTCAATGGTAACTGAGTTCATCTTGGCTGGACTCTCAAGCAAACCAAAGCTGCAGCTTCCcctgttcctcctcttccttggaaTCTACCTGCTCACAGTGCTGGGGAACCTGGGAATGATCATCCTGATCCTGCTCAGCTCCCACctgcacacccccatgtacttcttcctcagcagtCTGTCTTTCATTGACCTCTGCCATTCTACTGTGATTACCCCCAAAATGCTGGTGAACTTTGTAACAGAGAAGAACATCATCTCCTACCCTGAATGTATGACTCAGCTCTACTGTTTCCTTGTTTTTGCCATTTCTGAATGTCACATGTTGGCTGCAATGGCATATGACCGCTATGTTGCCATCTGTAATCCCTTACTTTACAATGTCATCATGTCTTATCATCTCTGCTTCTGGCTCACAGTGGCAGTTTATACTTTGGGTATTATTGGGTCATCCGTTCATACAGGCTTTATGTTAAAGTTGATTTTTTGCAAGACAAATGTGATAAACCATTATTTTTGTGATCTTTTTCCACTCTTGGAGCTATCATGCTCCAGTATATACATCAATGAACTATTGGTTCTTTTCTTGAGTGCATTAAATATCCTGACACCTGCCCTGACCATCCTTATGTCCTACATCTTCATCATTACCAGCATTCTGCATATCCGTTCCTCTGAGGGCAGGTTCAAAGCCTTCagcacctgcagctcccacatCTCTGCTGTCGCTGTCTTCTTTGGTTCTGCTGCATTCATGTACTTACAGCCATCTTCAGTCAGCTCAATGGATCAAGGGAAAGTGTCATCCGTGTTTTATACTACTGTTGTTCCCATGCTGAACCCATTGATCTACAGCCTGAGAAATAAGGATGTCAAATCAGCCATTAAGAAAATTCTTAACAGGGAAACATTGTAG
- the LOC130873478 gene encoding olfactory receptor 8D2-like: MSPGNHSTLFILEGLTDKPGLQIPLFTLFLLIYVVSVSGNLGLVFLIRISSQLHTPMYYFLSNLSFIDLCYSSVIIPKMLVNFVSEKNSTAFPECMTQLFLFSFFGIDDSYMLTVMAYDRYVAICNPLLYNVIMSHRVCVILSTAVYAMGAFGATIHTSYISSRSFCGTNVIHHYFCDILPLLNIACSRDYTKEFWVMLLVGFNVFASVFAIFISYAFILASILRIHSADGRYKAFSTCSSHLVAVGVFYGSIIFMYLKPATGDTTQEKVASVFYTTVIPMLNPLIYSLRNKDVKEAIRKLVNGGLHAQSL, translated from the coding sequence ATGAGCCCAGGAAATCACTCTACTTTATTTATCCTTGAGGGGTTAACAGACAAGCCAGGGCTCCAGATTCCACTCTTTACCCTGTTTCTACTGATCTATGTGGTCTCCGTGTCAGGAAACTTGGGGTTAGTCTTTTTAATCAGGATTAGCTCTCAGCTTCACACACCCATGTATTATTTTCTCAGTAACTTGTCCTTCATAGATCTCTGCTACTCCTCTGTTATAATCCCAAAGATGTTGGTCAACTTTGTATCAGAGAAGAATTCCACAGCCTTTCCTGAGTGCATGACCCAGCTGTTTCTATTCTCTTTCTTCGGTATTGATGACTCCTACATGCTAACAGTCATGGCATACGATCGTTATGTTGCCATTTGCAACCCATTGCTCTACAATGTCATCATGTCTCACAGAGTCTGTGTGATACTATCCACTGCTGTATATGCTATGGGGGCCTTTGGGGCCACCATCCATACCAGCTACATATCCAGCCGTTCCTTCTGTGGAACTAATGTCATTCACCATTACTTCTGTGACATCCTCCCTCTTCTGAACATAGCTTGCTCAAGAGACTACACCAAGGAGTTTTGGGTGATGCTGCTGGTGGGATTCAATGTATTTGCAAGTGTATTTGCCATCTTCATCTCTTATGCCTTCATCCTTGCCAGCATCCTGAGAATACATTCAGCAGATGGCAGATACAAAGCCTTCAGTACATGCAGTTCCCATCTTGTAGCTGTTGGAGTCTTCTATGGTTCCATAATCTTCATGTATTTGAAACCAGCTACAGGTGACACAACCCAGGAGAAAGTGGCTTCTGTCTTTTACACCACTGTGATTCCCATGCTTAATCCACTTATATACAGTCTCAGGAACAAAGATGTTAAAGAAGCCATTAGAAAGCTTGTGAATGGTGGGTTACACGCTCAGTCTCTATAG